In Harmonia axyridis chromosome 6, icHarAxyr1.1, whole genome shotgun sequence, a single window of DNA contains:
- the LOC123682817 gene encoding trypsin-2-like — MSLIQTRFSRVVLAVLLLLSGTAASTVKSTRSGGFPKFPASACGARAISWMPEREPRVVGGEVPPYGAVPWQVELRRGDQHQCGGALISNRLVLTAAHCYEEGLTAVGGAHGITGTSPFEQLVPVERGILHPNFRQLGPYSHDIAVLLLAKPGMNINLAVTPACFSHDSPPPGTWCEVSGWGASDPKTPDQLSPVLRSAAVPLLSLETCRKEGIYGGRQQPILDSMLCAGHLRGGIDACGGDSGGPLVCERYGRYELIGIVSWGDGCAKKDRPGVYTRVASFAPWIKSCAQKFGVDLQL, encoded by the exons ATGTCTTTGATCCAAACGCGATTTTCACGAGTGGTACTCGCGGTACTACTCCTGCTGAGCGGTACCGCCGCTAGTACCGTCAAGTCAACGCGTAGCGGTGGGTTCCCCAAGTTTCCCGCTTCTGCCTGTGGTGCCAGAGCCATTTCCTGGATGCCTGAGAGGGAACCGAGGGTTGTTGGTGGTGAGGTACCACCGTATGGGGCGGTACCTTGGCAGGTGGAGCTCAGACGTGGTGATCAACATCAGTGCGGTGGTGCGCTCATTTCTAATCGATTGGTTTTGACTGCTGCACATTGCTACGAGGAGGGTCTTACTGCTGTTGGTGGTGCTCATGGTATTACTGGTACTTCGCCCTTCGAGCAGTTGGTGCCCGTTGAAAGGGGTATTTTGCACCCCAATTTTAGGCAGTTGGGTCCTTACAGTCATGATATTGCCGTTTTGCTTTTGGCTAAGCCAg GGATGAACATCAACCTAGCCGTGACCCCAGCCTGCTTCTCCCATGACTCCCCACCCCCTGGCACCTGGTGTGAGGTCTCAGGATGGGGTGCCAGCGACCCCAAAACGCCCGATCAGCTTTCTCCTGTTCTGCGTTCAGCTGCCGTCCCACTTTTATCTCTGGAGACATGTCGCAAGGAGGGAATTTACGGAGGCCGCCAACAACCCATTCTCGATTCTATGCTCTGCGCGGGACACCTAAGGGGTGGCATAGACGCGTGCGGAGGCGATTCTGGAGGTCCCCTAGTATGTGAACGTTACGGCAGATACGAACTAATAGGCATTGTATCCTGGGGAGATGGCTGTGCCAAGAAAGACAGACCTGGAGTTTACACCAGAGTGGCAAGTTTCGCACCGTGGATAAAAAGTTGCGCACAGAAGTTCGGAGTAGACCTTCAATTGTAG
- the LOC123682514 gene encoding PEST proteolytic signal-containing nuclear protein-like isoform X2: protein MDEKSGIRENRHRTEDSRQRSRSRSPHERSKDTKEGILKQEKKLDNIALGAKNRLKSLGIQMKLGNSKPKDINKPKLSVAAVFNADEDSEPEEMPPEAKMRMRNIGRDTPTSSGPNSFGKTKHGFSDTKKVFEKDLKKTMDSLTK from the exons ATGGATGAAAAGTCAGGTATCAGAGAAAACAGACACA GAACGGAAGATTCTCGACAAAGATCCAGGTCAAGATCCCCTCATGAACGATCCAAAGACACTAAAGAAGGAATCCTTAAACAAGAAAAGAAATTGGATAACATTGCTCTAGGAGCGAAAAACAGGCTGAAAAGTTTGGGGATCCAAATGAAATTGGGAAATAGTAAGCCTAAAGATATAAATAAACCAAAACTTTCGGTAGCAGCCGTTTTCAATGCAGATGAAGATAGTGAACCGGAAGAAATGCCACCAGAAGCTAAAATgcgaatgagaaacattggaag GGATACACCTACATCATCGGGACCTAATTCATTTGGTAAAACTAAGCATGGATTTTCTGATACGAAAAAGGTATTTGAAAAGGATTTAAAGAAGACCATGGACTCTCTGACAAAATAA
- the LOC123682514 gene encoding PEST proteolytic signal-containing nuclear protein-like isoform X1, whose product MKSQVSEKTDTYLLGTEDSRQRSRSRSPHERSKDTKEGILKQEKKLDNIALGAKNRLKSLGIQMKLGNSKPKDINKPKLSVAAVFNADEDSEPEEMPPEAKMRMRNIGRDTPTSSGPNSFGKTKHGFSDTKKVFEKDLKKTMDSLTK is encoded by the exons ATGAAAAGTCAGGTATCAGAGAAAACAGACACA TATTTACTAGGAACGGAAGATTCTCGACAAAGATCCAGGTCAAGATCCCCTCATGAACGATCCAAAGACACTAAAGAAGGAATCCTTAAACAAGAAAAGAAATTGGATAACATTGCTCTAGGAGCGAAAAACAGGCTGAAAAGTTTGGGGATCCAAATGAAATTGGGAAATAGTAAGCCTAAAGATATAAATAAACCAAAACTTTCGGTAGCAGCCGTTTTCAATGCAGATGAAGATAGTGAACCGGAAGAAATGCCACCAGAAGCTAAAATgcgaatgagaaacattggaag GGATACACCTACATCATCGGGACCTAATTCATTTGGTAAAACTAAGCATGGATTTTCTGATACGAAAAAGGTATTTGAAAAGGATTTAAAGAAGACCATGGACTCTCTGACAAAATAA